One genomic region from Alosa alosa isolate M-15738 ecotype Scorff River chromosome 12, AALO_Geno_1.1, whole genome shotgun sequence encodes:
- the LOC125305100 gene encoding cytochrome c oxidase subunit 5B, mitochondrial: MAARLLLRTAVRAATTARVTPVKTLARGMAAGGIPSDEEQATGLEKIVMHALKDGSDPYSMLKPKEYAGSKQDPHLVPSITNKRVVGCVCEEDNTAVVWFWLHAGEAQRCPSCGSHYQLVSHELPH; this comes from the exons ATGGCTGCAAGGTTACTTCTGCGTACTGCCGTTCGGGCCGCAACTACTGCCCGGGTTACCCCGGTGAAGACTCTAGCCCGTGGAATGGCTGCTGGAG GTATTCCATCCGATGAGGAGCAGGCAACTGGACTGGAGAAAATCGTTATGCACGCACTGAAAGACGGTTCG GATCCATATAGCATGTTGAAGCCCAAGGAATATGCAGGGTCCAAGCAGGATCCACATCTTGTCCCTTCCATCACAAATAAGAGGGTCGTcggctgtgtgt GTGAGGAGGACAACACAGCGGTGGTGTGGTTTTGGCTCCATGCAGGAGAAGCCCAGCGCTGCCCTTCCTGTGGGTCTCATTACCAGCTTGTCTCCCACGAGCTTCCCCATTAA
- the dbnla gene encoding drebrin-like a, with protein MSVNLSKNGTELSAAYGEVLDRKSSTNWALFTYEGNTNDIRVAGTGDGGLEEMVEELNSGKVMYAFCRVLDDNCGVPKYVLINWTGEGVKEVRKGTCANHVRSMANFLRGAHVTINARSEDDVEPEEIMQQVAKAAGVNYSIHKESNSNSKYKDSGPGLPVGSVYQKTSAIDEIKGINRDNFWAQAEQDEKTRRLEERKKVNEDRQRLERERQERDEKEAAERVRREKERGSQIDQQRQFEKKLEAENQEKERQQLEEQERQQASERRGIKKAESVQKANEAASLISQRSVNPRDLFKQMERSPSGSNGVATSVSQPGRLRSPFLSKQSSDERPPSPQPICVKKPDPVGYLIEEKETTPYEPEVVPEPVPEPVAVDHFTHDDVEEFDDEWQDSEGSETAGGEETQPVGTYEDQLYETVAEINDDASQYAQDAADSTAVGEDAGRSISARALYDYQATDDTEITFDPNDIITGIEMIDEGWWRGYGPDGNYGMFPANYVELL; from the exons ATGTCTGTCAATCTGAGTAAAAATGGTACGGAGCTTTCGGCCGCTTATGGTGAAGTTTTGGACAGGAAAAGTAGCACAAACTG GGCGCTATTTACATATGAGGGAAATACAAATGACATCCGAGTGGCAGGAACAGGAG ATGGTGGACTGGAGGAGATGGTGGAAGAGCTTAACAGTGGGAAAGTGATGTATGCCTTCTGCCGGGTCCTGGATGACAACTGTGGAGTGCCAAAATATGTCCTGATAAATTGG ACTGGAGAAGGAGTCAAAGAAGTTAGAAAAGGAACTTGTGCCAATCATGTCCGATCCATGGCTAATTTTCTGAGG GGTGCCCATGTGACCATCAATGCTCGGTCAGAGGACGATGTTGAGCCAGAGGAAATAATGCAGCAGGTGGCCAAGGCTGCGGGTGTAAACTACAGTATCCACAAAGAGTCCAATTCCAACAGCAAATACAAAGACTCTGGTCCTGGACTTCCTGTG GGTTCAGTCTACCAGAAGACCAGCGCTATCGATGAGATCAAAGGAATAAACAGGGACAATTTCTGGGCGCAGGCAGAG CAAGATGAAAAGACTCGTCGCCTGGAGGAGCGCAAGAAGGTGAATGAGGACCGCCAgcgtttggagagagagaggcaagagagggatgagaaggaGGCTGCAGAACGTGTGCGgcgagaaaaggagagaggtaGTCAGATTGACCAACAGAG acaaTTTGAAAAGAAACTGGAGGCTGAAAACCAAGAAAAGGAACGGCAACAGTTG gaggagcaggagaggcagCAGGCTTCAGAGAGAAGGGGGATAAAGAAAGCCGAGTCTGTTCAGAAAGCcaat GAGGCTGCGTCCCTTATCTCCCAGCGATCTGTCAACCCAAGGGATTTGTTTAAACAGATGGAGAGAAGTCCGTCTGGGAGCAACGGGGTCGCGACATCTGTCTCCCAGCCAG GGCGTTTGAGAAGCCCATTCCTGTCCAAACAGTCCAGCGACGAGAGACCCCCATCTCCCCAGCCTATTTGTGTAAAAAAACCTGATCCTGTTGGATACCTTAttgaagaaaaagaaacaacacCATATG AGCCTGAAGTTGTTCCAGAACCTGTACCAGAGCCTGTTGCTGTGGATCACTTTACTCATGATGATGTGGAGGAATTTGATGATGAATGGCAAG ATTCAGAGGGATCAGAAacagctggaggagaggagacacaaCCGGTTGGGACATACGAAGATCAACTCTATGAGACTGTTGCTGAAATCAATGATGATGCCTCCCAA TATGCCCAAGATGCAGCTGACTCCACTGCAGTGGGAGAGGATGCTGGGAGGAGCATCAGTGCTAGGGCTCTATATGACTACCAAGCTA CGGACGATACAGAGATCACCTTTGACCCAAATGACATCATAACTGGAATCGAGATGATTGATGAAGGATGGTGGCGAGGATATGGCCCTGATGGCAACTATGGAATGTTCCCGGCCAATTACGTGGAATTACTGTAA